Proteins from a genomic interval of Candidatus Nanosynbacter sp. HMT-352:
- a CDS encoding PrgI family protein, whose product MSVYKVPQDVEAEDKLLGPFSFRQFVFLIIAVIGIAIAYGLSTILLPLAIIPVPIIIFFGALALPLKKDQPMEVYLAAVISFMLKPKKRLWQPDGIERLVEVIAPKVEEKTYGNNYDQAEVQRRLSYLANLVDSQGWSIRGVNNPNSSMRADLFNEGQAANDILDENSATAQNINHLINQSDVRRRQEVIQKMQTGQSATPPPTQTPQPSQPDNPAPAAPLQMNPYPTMRQSVLNPVPGRPAASAPAQTQPTTTPQASVNEVSPAIIELANNRDLSIETIAREANRIQQENKLSDEEVVISLR is encoded by the coding sequence ATGTCGGTGTATAAAGTTCCTCAAGATGTCGAGGCGGAGGACAAACTGCTCGGGCCGTTTAGTTTCCGACAGTTTGTGTTCTTAATTATAGCTGTTATCGGAATCGCTATTGCGTACGGTTTGAGTACAATTTTACTACCTTTGGCAATAATTCCTGTGCCGATAATTATATTCTTTGGAGCGCTGGCTTTACCTCTTAAAAAAGATCAGCCAATGGAAGTTTATTTGGCAGCAGTCATTTCTTTTATGCTAAAACCAAAAAAGCGTCTATGGCAGCCTGATGGAATTGAAAGATTAGTCGAAGTTATCGCGCCAAAAGTCGAGGAGAAGACTTACGGCAATAATTATGATCAAGCCGAAGTCCAGCGAAGATTGTCATATTTGGCGAATTTGGTAGATAGTCAAGGTTGGTCAATTCGTGGCGTCAATAATCCGAATAGCTCGATGCGTGCCGATTTATTCAACGAAGGGCAGGCAGCCAACGACATATTGGATGAAAATAGTGCTACGGCGCAAAATATCAATCACTTAATAAATCAGTCAGATGTTCGTAGGCGACAAGAAGTTATCCAAAAGATGCAAACAGGGCAATCTGCTACGCCGCCTCCTACGCAAACACCTCAACCATCTCAACCAGATAATCCTGCTCCAGCCGCACCACTACAAATGAACCCGTACCCAACAATGCGTCAATCTGTATTGAATCCAGTGCCCGGACGGCCTGCCGCGAGCGCTCCAGCTCAAACTCAGCCGACAACCACGCCGCAAGCTAGCGTAAACGAGGTGTCACCTGCTATAATAGAACTGGCAAATAACCGCGACCTCTCGATTGAAACGATTGCGCGTGAGGCAAATCGAATTCAGCAAGAAAATAAATTATCAGATGAGGAAGTGGTGATTTCACTACGTTAG
- a CDS encoding VirB4-like conjugal transfer ATPase, CD1110 family has product MAKKKLDAVDIAAQQRAREQAEVEQAFLTGVRTLRDFIAPSSIELHSDHFRLGSKYGRTMYVYGYPRQIYTGWLSSIINIDEVLDISMFIYPVDTQIVLNNLRKKVTQLEATMNINMEKGKVRDPGLEAALQDAEELRDQLQIGAEKFFRYGLYITLYADSLDELNFIQHKIETIFGQQLVFSKVASSQQEQGLNSSIPQLTDELQIRRNMNTGAISTSFPFTSADLTDNKGVLYGINMHNNGLVIFDRFSLENANMVVFAKSGAGKSFTVKLEALRSMMVGADIVIIDPENEYQKLCDAVGGSYIRLSLSSDTRINPFDLPRVIDTDEADDALRANLVTLHGLLRQMLGGAGVGAGGQVVAGLSPAEEADIDQALIDTYARVGITSDPLTHNSTPPTISDLYDTLLHMGGTGPSLAQRLRKFTSGTFAGIFSQQSNIDINNNMVVFNIRDLEDELRPTAMYIVLNHIWNITRTDQRKRMLIVDEAWQLMKYDDSANFLFSLAKRARKYQLGLTTITQDVEDFVGSKMGRAIVSNSSMQLLLKQSASAVDVLAQVFKLTDEEQKRLANFPVGQGLFFAGQNHVHIQIQASDTEYNLINTNPVSQQIKPSDSPIGGYGAV; this is encoded by the coding sequence ATGGCAAAGAAGAAATTAGATGCCGTTGATATTGCTGCTCAACAACGAGCAAGGGAGCAAGCCGAAGTCGAACAGGCCTTCTTAACTGGTGTTCGAACTTTGCGTGATTTTATTGCGCCAAGTAGTATTGAGCTTCATTCTGACCATTTTCGACTTGGCTCAAAATATGGCCGCACAATGTATGTTTATGGCTATCCTCGCCAAATCTACACCGGCTGGCTTAGCTCAATTATTAACATCGATGAAGTGCTGGATATCAGTATGTTTATTTATCCAGTCGATACGCAAATTGTCCTGAATAACCTGCGTAAAAAAGTTACCCAGCTGGAAGCAACCATGAATATAAACATGGAAAAGGGAAAGGTGCGCGATCCAGGCTTGGAAGCGGCTTTGCAAGACGCCGAAGAATTGCGCGATCAATTGCAGATTGGCGCCGAAAAGTTCTTCCGCTACGGCTTATATATTACGCTTTACGCCGACAGCTTGGACGAGCTAAACTTCATCCAGCATAAAATTGAAACTATTTTTGGCCAGCAATTGGTGTTCTCAAAAGTGGCTTCCAGCCAGCAAGAGCAGGGATTGAATAGCTCTATTCCACAATTGACTGATGAACTACAGATTCGCCGCAACATGAACACTGGCGCAATTTCAACCAGCTTCCCATTCACTTCAGCCGATTTAACGGACAATAAGGGCGTGCTTTACGGAATTAATATGCATAATAATGGTTTGGTGATTTTTGACAGATTCTCTCTGGAGAACGCCAATATGGTAGTGTTCGCTAAGTCTGGTGCTGGTAAATCATTTACCGTTAAGTTGGAAGCTTTAAGAAGTATGATGGTCGGGGCTGATATTGTGATTATTGACCCAGAAAATGAGTACCAAAAACTATGCGACGCGGTTGGTGGTAGCTATATTCGATTGAGTTTAAGCAGCGACACGAGAATCAATCCGTTTGATTTGCCACGTGTTATTGATACTGATGAGGCAGATGACGCACTGCGTGCTAACTTAGTTACACTGCACGGACTACTCAGGCAAATGCTGGGTGGCGCAGGAGTAGGGGCTGGCGGGCAAGTCGTAGCAGGACTATCGCCAGCAGAAGAAGCTGATATTGATCAAGCATTGATTGACACTTACGCGCGCGTTGGCATTACTTCGGATCCATTGACACATAATTCTACGCCACCGACGATTTCCGACTTATACGACACTTTGCTTCATATGGGCGGAACTGGCCCAAGTCTGGCTCAGCGACTCCGCAAGTTTACCTCTGGAACATTTGCGGGAATATTTTCACAACAGAGTAATATTGATATCAATAATAATATGGTCGTCTTTAACATTCGCGACTTGGAAGATGAGCTGCGACCGACGGCGATGTATATCGTTCTGAACCACATCTGGAATATTACGCGTACCGACCAGAGGAAACGTATGTTGATTGTTGACGAGGCTTGGCAATTGATGAAATATGACGATTCTGCCAACTTCTTATTCTCATTAGCCAAGCGCGCCCGCAAATACCAATTAGGATTAACGACTATCACACAGGACGTGGAAGATTTCGTCGGAAGTAAAATGGGGCGAGCAATCGTTTCCAACTCCTCAATGCAGCTACTTTTGAAGCAATCCGCTAGCGCCGTTGACGTTTTGGCGCAAGTGTTTAAATTGACAGATGAAGAGCAGAAGCGACTAGCCAATTTCCCAGTTGGGCAAGGATTATTCTTTGCTGGACAAAATCACGTTCATATTCAGATTCAGGCTAGTGACACCGAGTATAATTTGATCAATACAAATCCCGTGTCACAACAAATAAAACCGTCAGATTCACCAATCGGCGGCTACGGAGCGGTGTAG
- a CDS encoding type IV secretion system protein, which yields MKVFMFIGKQAIKRVGRLKKSIILLCIFTLFILPIANILSAHPALASKDPSRFGSLSENDQYKFFTYASVIANCFELKGLSVHQDVDDQMLTKNEMFRDTAWIYVGTYPNVKSFSKGAINCGDTGFQQEAFNLFGTSPNELMCYMGYPKNGLKGKNDTEAKHEECVALGLTNDFTYSGMPKDGKETFLNALKALTGYDHTKAEKDAYIKYRKYSDWIKGCVDGEATSKSDNTWKVSVVNIDTKKVDRIYKPKGKTEYMYDGGYNKYNTPEFSCKSIESELAIAAKKYLNVLKAQAVSTACAGLAGEKLKACKDGANHRSDTAYCGKTYDGDEEKINACKQGQSAKIEAPEEEEEGGEPKNSCGIDGGLGWLICPVMTFVAMINDAAYGAISGFLDIKPAILGDNSNTSGAKQGWDFFRNIANAIFAVIFLWIIFSQISNVGVSNYGIKKILPRLIIGALLVNLSYYLCQIFVDLSNILGHTLKDALEAGAGKIGTESEAAGWGSAIAATLVGVGGVAAFAALAIGIPTLAAGFFAIMTVFIILVVRQAGVILLISMSPIAFAAWLLPNTEDLFKKWMKMFRGLLLVFPIISLLYGAGKLAGAVLASSATVDPNNPDETLQLVALAATTMPLIATPFVLQNSLSSLGSIGAKIGKMSANAHGRFAGNVKSTAKGRVDNSVIGDTKRKYSDFINRKRASMRAGDFRTKIDNGKVGRFMGWDKGGARARATVAKAFESDVEDASTMLQGMTSDDITNIANGTNTKASKAMRAAAIDHTMANGSFEERMEVLSSLKGVDTSIKQRAIKGSFAKGDNNIIGNKFGNDILEDKVGNMTDLKNMAIDNAAGGNLQAEHLVQNAAGTEWLVDASMKAEDKKTNKNATSAISNIKSMALKARLNPNTAKNINGKLDSTFRKVGS from the coding sequence ATGAAGGTGTTTATGTTTATTGGGAAACAAGCAATTAAAAGGGTGGGTCGGCTTAAGAAGTCTATTATACTTTTATGCATATTTACTCTTTTTATACTACCTATAGCAAATATTTTATCAGCCCATCCCGCATTAGCTTCAAAAGACCCGAGCAGATTTGGCAGCCTATCAGAGAATGACCAATACAAGTTCTTCACGTATGCCTCTGTTATAGCTAATTGTTTCGAGCTAAAAGGCCTAAGTGTGCACCAAGATGTCGACGACCAGATGCTGACTAAAAATGAAATGTTTAGAGATACCGCGTGGATTTATGTGGGCACATATCCAAACGTGAAAAGCTTTTCTAAAGGAGCAATAAACTGCGGAGATACAGGATTTCAACAGGAAGCCTTTAATCTTTTTGGGACTTCGCCAAACGAATTAATGTGTTATATGGGTTATCCCAAGAATGGCCTAAAAGGAAAAAATGATACCGAGGCAAAGCATGAAGAATGTGTTGCTTTAGGATTAACTAACGATTTCACCTATAGTGGTATGCCTAAGGATGGCAAAGAGACTTTCTTAAATGCTCTTAAGGCATTAACTGGATACGATCACACTAAAGCAGAAAAAGACGCTTACATAAAATATAGAAAATATTCAGACTGGATTAAGGGTTGTGTGGATGGTGAAGCAACCAGTAAGTCTGACAACACTTGGAAGGTTTCTGTCGTTAACATAGACACTAAAAAGGTTGATAGGATATACAAACCAAAAGGCAAAACTGAGTACATGTACGACGGAGGATATAACAAATATAATACGCCTGAATTTTCATGCAAATCAATTGAAAGTGAACTGGCAATTGCAGCTAAAAAATATTTAAATGTTCTAAAAGCACAGGCAGTATCTACTGCCTGTGCAGGACTGGCGGGTGAAAAGCTTAAAGCCTGCAAAGACGGCGCAAACCATAGGAGTGATACCGCATACTGTGGAAAAACCTATGATGGTGACGAAGAAAAAATAAATGCCTGTAAACAAGGTCAATCTGCCAAAATTGAAGCCCCAGAAGAAGAAGAGGAAGGTGGCGAACCAAAAAACTCCTGCGGTATTGATGGAGGTTTAGGCTGGCTAATCTGCCCCGTAATGACATTCGTAGCTATGATTAATGACGCAGCCTACGGTGCTATTTCTGGATTTTTAGATATAAAACCAGCAATACTTGGTGACAACAGCAATACTTCCGGAGCAAAGCAAGGTTGGGATTTTTTCCGCAATATAGCCAACGCCATATTCGCCGTAATATTCTTATGGATCATATTTTCTCAAATCTCTAATGTTGGCGTTAGTAATTATGGAATTAAGAAAATCCTGCCTCGCTTAATAATAGGAGCTTTACTAGTTAATTTATCTTATTATCTTTGTCAGATTTTTGTAGACTTATCTAATATATTAGGGCATACACTAAAAGACGCTTTAGAAGCTGGAGCGGGAAAAATAGGTACTGAATCTGAAGCTGCCGGATGGGGTAGTGCCATCGCTGCTACCCTAGTGGGTGTTGGCGGAGTAGCTGCATTTGCCGCCTTAGCTATTGGAATCCCCACTCTTGCTGCTGGATTCTTTGCAATCATGACAGTATTTATTATTCTAGTAGTTAGACAAGCGGGCGTAATACTATTAATATCCATGTCTCCTATAGCCTTCGCGGCGTGGCTACTGCCAAATACAGAAGACTTATTTAAAAAATGGATGAAAATGTTCCGGGGACTGCTATTAGTATTTCCTATAATATCTTTGTTGTATGGGGCAGGAAAATTAGCTGGTGCAGTATTGGCGTCAAGTGCGACAGTTGATCCGAATAATCCAGACGAGACTCTGCAGCTGGTTGCTTTAGCAGCCACTACTATGCCGCTCATTGCCACTCCTTTTGTATTGCAAAACTCCTTAAGTTCGCTAGGTAGTATTGGCGCAAAGATAGGAAAAATGAGTGCTAATGCACATGGTCGATTCGCCGGAAATGTAAAAAGCACAGCAAAAGGACGTGTTGACAATTCTGTTATTGGCGATACGAAAAGAAAATACTCAGACTTCATAAATAGAAAACGCGCAAGCATGCGAGCAGGTGATTTTCGCACAAAGATAGACAATGGTAAGGTTGGTCGATTTATGGGTTGGGATAAAGGTGGAGCACGCGCCCGCGCAACTGTAGCTAAGGCGTTCGAAAGCGACGTTGAAGACGCATCCACAATGTTGCAAGGTATGACATCGGACGATATAACCAATATAGCCAACGGCACAAACACAAAAGCCTCAAAAGCTATGCGCGCAGCTGCCATTGATCATACTATGGCTAATGGTAGTTTTGAAGAACGTATGGAGGTGCTGAGCAGCCTAAAAGGTGTAGATACTTCTATAAAACAACGAGCGATTAAAGGTTCATTTGCAAAGGGAGATAATAATATCATAGGAAACAAATTCGGGAATGATATCCTCGAAGATAAAGTTGGAAATATGACTGATCTAAAGAATATGGCTATAGATAACGCTGCAGGTGGCAATTTACAAGCAGAACATCTTGTGCAAAATGCAGCGGGTACTGAATGGTTAGTTGACGCATCTATGAAGGCGGAGGATAAAAAAACCAACAAAAATGCCACAAGTGCCATATCGAATATTAAAAGTATGGCCCTTAAGGCTAGATTGAACCCAAATACTGCAAAGAATATAAACGGAAAATTGGATAGCACATTCCGTAAAGTTGGCTCTTGA
- a CDS encoding pilin, with the protein MKKIIIAMSLMIIGSFGASVTFPNTSFADDNDTCSNKGKILTLKPWYSGLTNNDCSLKNPGADTNSQANYIWKIVLNIVDDLLQLIGYTTVGYIIYGGFLMMTSNGAPDKAAHGRKTIMSAAIGLVIALASVALVNFISSNIGV; encoded by the coding sequence ATGAAGAAAATTATAATAGCAATGTCTTTAATGATTATAGGGTCGTTTGGGGCGAGCGTAACTTTCCCGAATACTTCTTTTGCGGATGATAACGATACGTGTTCTAATAAGGGAAAAATTTTAACGTTAAAACCATGGTATAGCGGTTTAACTAATAATGACTGTTCCCTTAAAAATCCAGGTGCAGATACTAATTCCCAAGCTAACTATATTTGGAAAATCGTACTTAATATTGTCGATGATCTATTGCAGCTTATTGGCTATACGACCGTTGGATATATTATATACGGTGGGTTCTTGATGATGACCAGTAATGGTGCTCCAGATAAGGCCGCACATGGGCGAAAGACTATTATGAGTGCCGCGATTGGTTTGGTTATTGCCCTAGCTTCTGTTGCGTTGGTTAACTTTATATCATCAAATATAGGAGTATAA
- a CDS encoding pilin, which produces MKIFTKILAAGILMIGLLGVFTPAVSAANGIDICSGENGGDKSVYCQNRGSGETQVNGIIKTIVEVLLMAVGAISIIMIVIGGILFALSSGDAQKAAKARSTILYAVVGLIVSVFASAIVNFVFDGFNKPVKHDESSNHNKE; this is translated from the coding sequence ATGAAGATTTTTACAAAAATCCTGGCGGCTGGAATACTAATGATTGGACTTCTTGGAGTGTTCACTCCAGCGGTGTCTGCGGCTAACGGTATCGATATTTGCTCAGGGGAAAATGGAGGTGACAAGTCTGTCTATTGCCAAAATAGGGGCAGTGGCGAAACTCAAGTGAACGGTATTATAAAAACTATCGTTGAAGTTCTACTTATGGCTGTCGGTGCTATCTCGATTATTATGATAGTTATTGGTGGTATTTTATTTGCGCTTTCCAGTGGTGATGCTCAGAAGGCTGCAAAAGCTAGGAGTACTATTTTATATGCTGTCGTTGGCTTAATAGTCTCTGTATTTGCTTCGGCGATTGTCAATTTTGTGTTTGATGGGTTTAATAAGCCCGTCAAACATGATGAATCTAGTAATCATAATAAGGAGTAA